One genomic segment of Vibrio fluvialis includes these proteins:
- a CDS encoding MerR family transcriptional regulator, whose protein sequence is METFKISELAKEFDITTRSIRFYEDMGLIEPERKGTVRIYHRRDKIRLKLIMRGKRLGFSLAEIRELFELYDAHQGETQLVKMLNIIDEKKAVLQRQLDDIGVVMGELEAARQRCELALKAQ, encoded by the coding sequence GTGGAAACTTTTAAAATCAGTGAACTCGCAAAAGAGTTCGACATTACGACAAGAAGCATTCGTTTTTACGAAGACATGGGATTAATCGAGCCAGAGCGCAAAGGCACAGTGCGAATCTATCACCGCAGAGACAAGATTCGCCTCAAGCTGATTATGCGCGGTAAACGCCTTGGGTTTTCTCTGGCCGAGATTCGCGAATTGTTTGAGCTTTACGATGCTCATCAAGGCGAGACACAGTTGGTGAAAATGCTCAACATTATCGATGAAAAGAAAGCGGTGCTTCAGCGCCAGCTAGATGACATCGGTGTGGTGATGGGCGAACTGGAAGCAGCCCGCCAACGATGCGAGCTGGCGCTGAAAGCCCAATAA
- a CDS encoding isovaleryl-CoA dehydrogenase, which yields MNSQYPSLNFGLGETLDLLKEQVHAFASEHIAPLAAQIDHDNQFPVHLWPLFGDMGLLGVTVDEACGGAEMGYLAHVLAMEEISRASASVGLSYGAHSNLCVNQLFRNGNAKQREAYLPKLLDGSWVGALAMSEPNAGSDVVSMQLKAERQGDHFVLNGSKMWITNGPDAQVVIVYAKTDPNAKSRGITAFIVERDFPGFYPAQKLDKLGMRGSNTCELVFENCPVPAENILGELNQGIEVLMSGLDYERVVLAAGPLGIMQACLDLVLPYVHDRKQFGHAIGEFQLVQAKVADMYTRLNAARAYVYAVANACDRGEVTRKDSAGVILYAAELATQMALDAIQLLGGNGYINEFPAGRLLRDAKLYEIGAGTSEIRRILIGRELFEESR from the coding sequence ATGAACAGCCAGTACCCGTCGCTTAATTTCGGTCTCGGTGAAACACTGGATTTGCTCAAAGAGCAGGTTCATGCGTTTGCCAGCGAACACATCGCCCCACTTGCGGCGCAAATCGACCACGATAATCAATTTCCTGTGCATCTCTGGCCCCTGTTTGGCGACATGGGGCTGCTCGGCGTGACGGTCGATGAAGCCTGCGGCGGCGCAGAGATGGGTTACCTTGCCCATGTGCTGGCGATGGAGGAGATCAGCCGCGCGTCGGCGTCCGTCGGCCTCAGCTATGGCGCCCATTCCAACCTGTGCGTCAATCAACTGTTTCGTAACGGCAATGCCAAGCAGCGCGAGGCATACCTGCCCAAACTGCTGGATGGGTCATGGGTGGGCGCGTTGGCAATGAGTGAACCCAATGCGGGCTCGGATGTCGTCAGCATGCAGCTCAAAGCCGAGCGTCAGGGCGATCACTTTGTGCTCAACGGCAGCAAAATGTGGATCACCAACGGCCCGGATGCGCAGGTGGTCATTGTCTACGCCAAGACCGATCCCAATGCCAAATCGCGCGGCATCACCGCGTTTATCGTCGAACGCGATTTCCCCGGCTTTTACCCGGCGCAGAAGCTCGACAAACTCGGCATGCGCGGCTCCAATACCTGTGAACTGGTGTTTGAAAACTGCCCCGTTCCGGCTGAGAACATACTGGGCGAACTCAACCAAGGCATCGAAGTGCTGATGAGCGGGCTGGATTACGAACGTGTGGTACTGGCCGCCGGGCCGCTGGGCATTATGCAGGCGTGTCTCGATCTGGTGCTGCCGTATGTGCACGACCGCAAACAGTTTGGTCACGCGATTGGCGAATTCCAGCTGGTACAGGCCAAAGTCGCTGATATGTACACCCGCCTGAATGCTGCACGTGCCTATGTTTACGCGGTCGCCAATGCCTGTGATCGCGGCGAAGTGACGCGCAAAGATTCCGCGGGCGTCATTCTTTACGCCGCCGAACTGGCCACCCAAATGGCGCTGGATGCGATTCAACTACTCGGCGGCAACGGCTATATCAATGAGTTTCCGGCCGGGCGCCTGCTGCGCGATGCCAAACTGTATGAAATTGGCGCGGGCACCTCAGAGATCCGCCGCATTCTGATTGGTCGTGAACTGTTTGAAGAGTCGCGCTAA
- a CDS encoding carboxyl transferase domain-containing protein: MAVIKTKAKPESDLFQANVTHMSELVKQLHTHRQALQLGAGEKAIERQRQKGKLPVRERMQRLLDDDSFFLEVGQFAAWQVYEESVPCAGVVAGIGKIHGIECMIIANDPAVKGGTYYPLTVKKHLRAQQIAQRCQLPCVYLVDSGGANLPHQADVFPDRDHFGRIFYNQARMSAQGIPQIAVVMGLCTAGGAYIPAMADVAIIVKQQGTIFLAGPPLVKAATGEVVTDEELGGADVHCKKSGVADYYADDDAHALALARQAIASTNQSPTLAQKEYLPPRYDAQELYGIVNADLRLSFDVREIIARLVDDSEFDEFKALYGSTLVCGFAQLHGHRIGIVANNGILFSESAQKGAHFIELCAKRKIPLLFLQNITGFMVGKKVEAEGIAKHGAKLVMAVACADVPKFTVIIGGSYGAGNYGMCGRAYDPTMMWMWPNARISVMGGEQAAGVLTQVRREVKARQQEAWPDDEARAFRDSIVELYDTQGSPYYASARLWDDGILDPLETRDVLGQALNAALRAPIADSQFGIFRM, from the coding sequence ATGGCTGTGATAAAAACGAAAGCAAAACCTGAATCAGACCTGTTTCAGGCCAACGTCACCCACATGAGTGAACTGGTGAAGCAACTGCACACGCATCGTCAGGCACTCCAACTGGGCGCCGGAGAAAAGGCGATTGAACGCCAGCGGCAAAAAGGCAAACTGCCCGTGCGCGAACGGATGCAACGCTTGCTTGACGACGATTCATTCTTTCTTGAGGTCGGTCAGTTTGCAGCCTGGCAAGTGTATGAAGAATCAGTGCCGTGCGCTGGCGTGGTTGCAGGCATTGGCAAAATTCACGGCATCGAGTGCATGATTATTGCCAACGATCCCGCCGTCAAAGGCGGTACCTATTATCCGTTAACGGTCAAAAAACATCTGCGCGCACAGCAGATTGCGCAGCGCTGCCAATTGCCTTGTGTCTATCTGGTCGACTCCGGCGGAGCGAACCTGCCTCATCAGGCGGACGTGTTTCCCGATCGCGATCATTTTGGGCGCATTTTCTACAATCAGGCACGCATGTCGGCGCAAGGCATTCCTCAGATTGCGGTGGTAATGGGGTTGTGCACCGCCGGCGGCGCTTACATTCCGGCCATGGCAGACGTCGCCATCATCGTCAAACAGCAAGGCACCATCTTTCTCGCTGGCCCACCTTTGGTGAAGGCGGCAACCGGAGAAGTAGTGACCGATGAAGAACTGGGCGGCGCGGATGTGCACTGCAAAAAGTCCGGCGTGGCCGATTACTATGCGGATGACGATGCGCACGCACTGGCGCTGGCTCGCCAAGCCATCGCCAGCACCAACCAATCACCGACACTCGCACAAAAAGAATACTTACCGCCACGATATGACGCGCAAGAGCTATACGGCATCGTCAACGCAGATCTCCGGTTGTCGTTTGACGTGCGCGAAATCATTGCCCGCTTAGTGGACGATTCCGAGTTTGATGAATTCAAAGCGTTGTATGGCAGCACGTTGGTGTGCGGCTTTGCTCAGTTGCACGGCCATCGCATTGGCATTGTCGCCAACAACGGTATTCTGTTTTCCGAATCGGCGCAAAAAGGCGCGCACTTCATCGAGCTGTGCGCCAAACGTAAAATCCCGCTGCTGTTTTTGCAAAACATCACCGGATTTATGGTGGGCAAGAAAGTGGAAGCGGAAGGCATCGCCAAGCACGGCGCTAAGCTGGTGATGGCGGTGGCGTGTGCCGATGTGCCCAAATTCACCGTGATCATCGGCGGTTCTTATGGTGCAGGAAACTACGGCATGTGCGGGCGGGCGTACGATCCCACCATGATGTGGATGTGGCCTAACGCACGAATATCGGTGATGGGTGGCGAACAGGCAGCAGGCGTACTGACGCAGGTGCGGCGCGAGGTGAAAGCGCGCCAGCAGGAAGCGTGGCCGGATGACGAAGCCAGAGCGTTTCGCGACTCGATTGTTGAGTTGTACGACACGCAAGGCAGCCCCTACTACGCCAGCGCGAGGCTCTGGGACGACGGAATTTTGGATCCGCTCGAAACCCGTGATGTTCTGGGCCAAGCGTTAAATGCCGCGTTGCGAGCGCCAATTGCCGACAGCCAGTTTGGTATTTTCCGAATGTAA
- a CDS encoding enoyl-CoA hydratase-related protein, whose translation MNPRQSDVLCEVSADGIATLTLNRVEKHNAFDDVMISQLLDKLTQLQSNPAVRILLLQANGQHFSAGADLQWMRSMASKSRSDNHSDAAQLALLMQTLDTFPHPTMAIVQGSAFGGSLGLICCCDIALAAPNARFCLSEVRLGLIPATIGPYVCRAMGNRQARRYMLSAETIDAATALNLGLVHQVVGYQPDALEQAVNQFTMQLLANSPAALTQAKALCARCDAEPIDQKLIAHTSQVIAELRISAQGQEGLNAFVDKRTPDWRAADIQTENKQDGGQ comes from the coding sequence ATGAACCCTCGTCAAAGCGATGTGTTGTGTGAAGTGTCCGCTGACGGCATCGCCACGTTAACCCTCAACCGCGTCGAGAAGCACAACGCGTTTGATGATGTGATGATTTCGCAGTTGCTGGATAAGCTCACTCAGCTTCAATCCAACCCCGCCGTGCGCATTCTGTTGCTGCAAGCTAACGGGCAACACTTTTCTGCGGGCGCCGATCTGCAATGGATGCGCTCGATGGCCAGTAAATCCCGTTCCGATAATCACAGTGACGCGGCGCAACTAGCGCTGCTGATGCAGACGCTGGACACGTTCCCGCACCCAACCATGGCTATCGTGCAAGGCAGTGCCTTTGGTGGATCCTTGGGTTTGATTTGCTGCTGCGACATTGCGCTGGCCGCGCCGAATGCGCGCTTTTGCCTGAGCGAAGTGCGCCTCGGGCTGATTCCTGCCACCATCGGCCCTTATGTTTGCCGCGCCATGGGGAATCGCCAAGCGCGGCGCTACATGCTGAGCGCAGAAACGATTGACGCCGCTACTGCGCTCAACCTCGGTTTGGTGCATCAGGTGGTCGGCTATCAGCCGGATGCTCTCGAACAAGCGGTCAACCAGTTCACCATGCAACTCCTAGCCAATAGCCCGGCCGCCCTGACGCAGGCCAAAGCCTTGTGCGCCCGCTGCGACGCCGAACCGATTGATCAAAAGCTGATTGCGCACACCAGCCAAGTGATCGCCGAACTGCGGATTTCGGCGCAGGGACAGGAAGGACTCAACGCGTTTGTTGACAAACGCACACCGGACTGGCGCGCCGCAGACATTCAAACCGAAAACAAGCAAGACGGAGGCCAATGA
- a CDS encoding hydroxymethylglutaryl-CoA lyase, producing MSLPSKVTIVEVGARDGLQNEDFVSTDAKVALINQLSQTGLSHIEAGSFVSSKWVPQMADSSEVFARIEREDGVIYAALTPNLQGFEQAMASGANQVAIFTSSSEGFCQRNINCSIAESLKRFEPLMQAAKTQHIPVRGYLSCVADCPYDGPTQPEQVASVAADLLALGCYEISLGDTIGTGTPLRIARMLEAVQRHVPTEQLAVHFHDTWGQALANLYQALSMGITTLDSSVAGLGGCPYAFGAAGNVATEDVLYLCHGLGIETGVDLPAVARAGWAISAELARMPTSKVSLALHQQAIAATKTKQH from the coding sequence ATGTCACTGCCCTCAAAAGTGACGATTGTGGAAGTTGGCGCGCGCGATGGGCTGCAAAACGAAGATTTTGTCAGCACCGATGCCAAAGTGGCGCTGATCAATCAACTGTCGCAAACCGGACTAAGCCACATTGAAGCGGGCTCGTTTGTGTCATCGAAATGGGTGCCGCAGATGGCTGATTCCAGCGAAGTGTTCGCGCGCATTGAGCGAGAAGACGGCGTGATTTACGCCGCCCTCACCCCCAATCTGCAAGGTTTTGAACAGGCCATGGCCAGCGGCGCCAATCAAGTGGCCATCTTTACCTCATCGTCCGAAGGCTTTTGCCAGCGCAACATCAACTGTTCGATTGCCGAAAGTCTGAAGCGCTTTGAACCGCTGATGCAGGCGGCGAAAACGCAACACATTCCGGTGCGCGGTTATCTCTCTTGCGTCGCGGACTGCCCCTATGATGGCCCGACCCAACCCGAACAGGTTGCCAGCGTGGCGGCGGATTTACTCGCCCTGGGCTGCTATGAAATCTCACTTGGCGATACCATCGGCACCGGCACACCGCTGCGCATCGCGCGGATGCTAGAAGCAGTACAACGCCATGTGCCCACCGAGCAACTGGCCGTTCATTTTCACGATACGTGGGGACAAGCGCTGGCCAATCTCTATCAGGCTTTGTCGATGGGCATTACGACGCTGGACAGCAGCGTAGCCGGGCTCGGCGGGTGCCCATACGCTTTTGGCGCCGCAGGCAATGTGGCGACAGAAGATGTGCTCTATTTGTGTCATGGGTTGGGGATTGAAACTGGGGTAGATTTACCTGCTGTGGCGCGTGCAGGCTGGGCGATCAGCGCCGAACTGGCACGAATGCCGACCTCTAAAGTCTCGCTCGCGCTGCATCAGCAGGCAATCGCGGCGACAAAAACAAAGCAGCACTGA